In a genomic window of Oreochromis aureus strain Israel breed Guangdong linkage group 13, ZZ_aureus, whole genome shotgun sequence:
- the mea1 gene encoding male-enhanced antigen 1, with protein MEVCSSVMGPERVLPSSEDELGEDERPTDGTLPPPPGAMWGGGDGEEEEEAVGEMELDGEEEEEEEDGSGGGYYYQPLNQEPDGVNGGQQPEDDEEKRGEETGEAASHSEQLQHVQQRIEVMGLHLPEAPPPDSDEEEDPEGAAAQRSRASIPMDADHVELVKRTMAAVALPSLGVPPWAREISDDQWKDMVRDTLQSRQSAAALRLPRCANLPGP; from the exons ATGGAAGTGTGCAGCTCTGTGATGGGACCAGAGCGCGTCTTACCGAGCTCCGAGGACGAGCTGGGAGAGGACGAGCGACCGACAGACGGAACGCTGCCACCGCCGCCGGGTGCCatgtggggtgggggggatggagaggaggaggaggaggctgtgggGGAGATGGAGCTGGATggcgaggaggaggaagaggaggaagatggCAGTGGGGGAGGGTATTACTACCAGCCTCTGAACCAGGAGCCCGACGGCGTGAACGGCGGCCAACAGCCAGAGGACGACGAGGAGAAGCGGGGGGAGGAGACGGGGGAGGCGGCCTCCCACTCCGAGCAGCTGCAGCATGTTCAGCAGCGGATAGAG GTGATGGGGCTGCACCTCCCCGAAGCTCCGCCTCCTGACAGCGACGAGGAAGAGGACCCCGAGGGGGCAGCTGCTCAGAGGAGCCGCGCCTCCATCCCCATGGatgcag ATCACGTGGAGCTGGTGAAGAGGACGATGGCGGCCGTGGCGCTGCCGTCTTTGGGCGTGCCGCCGTGGGCACGGGAGATCTCCGATGACCAGTGGAAGGACATGGTGCGTGACACGTTGCAGAGCCGACAGAGTGCCGCCGCCCTGCGCCTGCCGCGCTGTGCAAACCTCCCCGGGCCCTGA